GGCAAAAAGCTGTATCCTCCGTCGTTAATAAACCAACCTTCCTCCGTAATGAAAGAAACTCGTTAACTGACCCTTCTAAACATTATCCGCAAGAAAGGAGACAGATTATGTCGGAAAGTACTTACAAGATCATCGAACTGAACGGCGTCAGTAAAATTTCCTGGGAAGACGCGGCCAAGAACGCCATAGAAACCGCCACCCAAACACTCAAGGAAATGAGAATTGCGGAAGTTGTCAAAATGGATCTGACCATAGAGGATGACAGGGTCGTCATGTTTCGAACCCGATTAACAGCGTCTTTCAAATATATCAGCGGTTGATGATATGCCGTTCTTTTGGGCAGGCGAAATGAATGCATGGCTTCTATCGAAAAAACTCTGCGATCAAGGGAACAAATCCACCAAGGACTAAAAACAATAAAAGTCTCTTTGCAGGCAGTATTATGGCATAACAAGCAAGCAAAGGCTCCTAAACGACATCCCCTGACAGAAACGCGTCAGAAGCGGCAAAGGAAGATTGGTTTATTAACGACAAGGGATAAAAATTTTTGCCCCGAATTCCACTTCATTACGGAACTAAAGATTCCAATCCTTGTTACCCCGTCATTGACAAGGACAAGCATCTGATCGATGTCATTGCAAGCCGACGCATCCCCGCTTGCCTTGGTCCGGAGGATGATCTGAAGGATTCGAGAATCTGGAGATCAACATCATTGTTTATTCGAATGGCGGCAGGGCTGACCAGGGACAGGTCAACAAATATCATTGCATTGATCCACACCTCGGCACAAAAAACCAAGAAGGGGCTTGCCCGTATATATGAACGATCCCGTCCCCTATTAACCCGCCATTCTTTTGCCCTTCGGCCCCGGGAGAACCGGGGCCTTGGCGCCCTCGCATTGCACACTTTCTGGCATGCTTCCAGAACACCTGCCGTTCCCACCATCAAATCCGGCCCGGATACTTCAATATGGAGATTCGAGACGAAGATTTCGTTTCATTACGGCGTGCTTCGGAACTCTTCGCTCAAAAACCGTGCCCGGGAAACGTCCTCTCGTGTCATCTCCTTTTCCAGATTATCCCGGAGCTCTCGTGCCCTTGTCACCCCCTGTGCGGCCGCAACATCCAGCCATTTGTATGCATGGATATTATCTTTCGGAACGCCCAATCCCCTCGCATACATCCGCCCCAGATCATATTGCGCTCTGGCCAGACCGAGAGTGGAAGCTCGGGTAAACCACTCTGCCGCTTTCTCATAATCCTGATTAACGCCGTCGCCATTGTAGTACATCACAGCCAAATTGTACTGGGCCGCCGCCAAATCCTGTTCCGCCGCTTTACTGTACCATTTGAAAGCCTCGGTATGGCTCTTGGGAATCCCTAAACCGTCGGAACTCATCATACCTAAATAGTATTGGGCTTCGGCATGCCCCTGAACTGCCGCTTTCGAAAACCATTTGGAGGCCGCGACATAATCCTTCGAAATGATTTCTCCTCTGAAATAAATGCTGCCCAGATTGAACTGGGCATCCGCAAGTCCTTGCTCGGCGGCCCGGTTATACCAGTTCACTGCCTCGACATAATCTTTTGTAACGCCGATGCCATTTACGTACATGCGCCCCAGTTCCTGCTGTGCTTCGGCATGACCCGCAACAGCTTGAACACGAACCTTTTCAAAGGCTGACGCGTAGTCTTGAGACATCACGGAAACGGGTAAACTCAGAATGAACATCGCAACCACAACACCTGACCATGTTTTTTTCATCATAGCATTCCTCCATATGATTTCTTTATGAGGGTCCCTTGAATCCATTTAAAAGCATTGAGTGCCGTTGATCAATAATGAAGATTTTTGTAAAAAGTCCACAGGCCAACGGGAACCAACACAAACAATTACGAATGCGCATGGGTTGGACGAAAATCCCATGCAACCATGCATACATGGATGGCAACTCTTATCCTCCTTTAGCGTTTCCAATGCCGGTGATGTAATGGTTGCAATCGGGAATCGTAAAACCCGATTTTTCTCCAATTCATCTTACTTCGTTCCTCCCTCTCTTGCAATTCCTACCGATTCATCAGATAATGCCCGGGTGAGCTTCAGGACCTTACTGCTGGGTTGACGGGCTAATCACCCCATATGGAAGAATGATCCGCATGCAGGACAACACCCATAAATATAGCTGTTTTAATAATACATACCGCCGGTGTTGCCTCATCCTCATCCTTTGCGTTTTTATTCTTTCAAGTTGCATCCATATGCCAGAAACGATCCGTGACATCAGGGAGCTCCCGCAGGATCACACTTGGTACATGACATCAGAGCACGTTTTGATGCCCGATGCAGAACAAAAATCAGCCGACGCACGATACAATGCCCTCTACTTCTCCCCATGGCATCGCACGAAGCCTCTTCGTACCCTGGATTCTGTCCGGAAGTCATTTCTTAAATTCGAACTTAACCCAGGATATGGCGAAAACTTGCGTAAGCGCGACCCAACATGGGCCAAAAATTTGCGGGATATGGCCGCTCTCGATGGTTATCCAAACATGTCCCGTTCCGGGATAACCACCCGGAATACTGACTTACGGATCCTTCCAACGCGAAAACCTGTTTTTTACAGCAGGAGTGGATATCCCTTCGATAGATTGCAGGTATCACTTATTTCCGCCAATACACCGATTTATATTTCCCACGTTAGCCGGGACAAGACATGGTTCCTAGTTGAAACACCCTATGCATCTGGCTGGCTGGATGCCCGACATATTGCGCTGGCAGATGAAAATTTCAAACGAAAATGGGAAAAGGGTACATACGTCGCTATAATCACCGATAAAACCCCAATTTATGATGATCAAAACCATTTTCTTTTCAATGCACCCCTCGGTTCCCTCTTTCCCTTCATCTCTGAAACGGACAACACCATTCGAATCATGTACGCGGCAGGGGATACCACCAAACGGGCTATAACGGGGGAGACGCTTCTCTCCAGCGAAGCGGCAGCCGTCAAACCTCTGCCCCTGGCGGGAGCCAACATGATACGGATAGCCAACAACTTGACCAACGAAGCTTATGGCTGGGGTGGTCTTTATGAAAACCGAGATTGTTCCGCCATGCTCAAAGACATGTTCGCTCCTTTCGGCCTCTGGCTCTCTCGTCATTCTGCCGATCAGGCAAAACGGGACGGGTATTTCATCGATCTGGCCCCCCTTTCCCTTGAGGTGAAGGAAAAAACCATCCGGGAAAGGGGCGTTCCTTACATGACGCTTCTATGGATGAGGGGGCATATCATGCTGTACATCGGGCAATACGAAGGTGAATTGCTCGTATTCCATAACCTGTGGGGCGTTTCAACCGCAAATCTCTGGGGAATGCGCAAACGGCTGACTGTTGGTCACGCAGCTATCACCACGCTGCGCCCGGCGAGAATCTTCAATACTTCTTCTCCAAATGAAAGTGATTTCCTTAAGAACGTCATCGGGATGACACTACTCGGCGAACAACCGGATTTTTAGTTGGGATCAATTGATCATTCGATGTTGCGTTCTATGCTGGCCGTTACAGGGATTTAAACCACACGTTCATGCTTTCAATATGACCGCTGATATTGGTGTTATTGATCAGCCTGCCGCCAAAGCAGTAGCCTCCCCTTGCAAAAGTTATGTTCATGCCAACGGAAGCGGCCCGGGCAATCGTGTATGCGGTCCTGATGCCTTTTGCCCTTACTTCCTTTTCCATGGCCAAAAGCAGGTTAAAAGCAAGTCCGTTCCCTTCCCATTCCGGGAGAGTCGCAAAATCCGTCATTTCCACACTTTCTTCGTTTCGGTCCATTTCGGCAGAAGAAAGCGCGACGAGATTCCCATGAACTTCTACACCAAAATAATCGACGTCATTTTCCATCGTTTGGATCAGGTATTCGGGATAATCAATGGGGAAAGGGTAAGACTGAAAGACCCGGGCATAGAGGCGGCTCATCAGGGGTGCATCGGTGCGGTTGCATGGTCGAATACGAAACGGTAAACCCGTTTGGCACACGGGTTTCCCTGCATGACAACGCTTGATCGCAAGATCGGCAATCCGGTCCAATTCGTCGCGGTAATCTTCCTTTTTTCGGAACTTCTGAAGGTATTTACCAAGAAAGAGAGCCGATTCCAGACCGCGGAAATACCCGGAAACACAGGCCTCCTTCTCGTATCCAGCGTCTATGAACAACCGTGCAAGGGTTGCGGGGACCTTAGCGAAAACTTTTGAATACCCCTCATCAACGGCCAGAACTTCCACCTTTTCAATCAATTTTTTCGGATCCGATGAGCCGATTTTCATGATATAGACGCGGTCGTTCAATGGTCCGTGCTGGATCAGGGCATCCCCAATGTGTTCGATTCTGTCCGGTTCATGCCGGATCATCATGGCTATTTTCCTCCCTACGGGCCATGCGTTGGTTGTCAGCGGGAATAAGGGAAATGGTTTTGTCATGATCGGCCAACAGTTTCGTGATTCCCAGATCCTCATAATCCTCCATATTCCCGTTTTCATGCTGCAGGATGCAGTCGTCGCAGTTGCGGTCACAGACGATCGCTCCATAATCATCCGGTTCCTTATACGTTGTAATGACCCCCTCGTAATTCCGCAGGATGATTTTAGTCGGCGACCAGGAAATCAGGTAGTTGGGCATAACAGGAATTTTGCCTCCGCCACCGGGAGCATCGATAACGTAGGTTGGGACACAGAGACCACTCGTGTGCCCGATCAGATTTTCGAGAATTTCGATGCCCTTGCCTACGGGTGTGCGAAAATGAGAAAGCCCATCCGAAAGATCGCATTGGTAAAGATAATAGGGACGGACCCGGTTTGCGGCAAGACCGTTTACTAAAGCCCGCATGATCAGGGTGCAATCGTTGACCCCTGCCAGCAGAACCGACTGGTTTCCCAGAGGGATTCCTGCATCGGCAAGCCTAGCCAAAGCTTTCCGGGATGCACCCGTCAATTCCCTGGGATGGTTGAAGTGCGTATTAAACCATAAGGGATGATATTTATTGAGGATGTTTACCAGATCTTTGGTGATGCGGTAAGGAAGTACCACGGGCATTCGTGAACCGATGCGGATAATCTCCACATGTTTGATGGCGCGCAACTTCGACAGTATCCAGTCAAGATAATCGTCGGAAAGCATCAGCGGATCGCCGCCGCTCAAAAGAACATCTCGTATCCGCGGCGTATTGCGAATATAGTCGAGGCCAGCCGTGATTTCCGTCTTTGAGGGGATTGAATCCACATCTCCGACACGTCGTTTACGTGTACAATGGCGGCAGTACATGGAGCAGATATTGCTGACCAGAAGCAAAACCCGATCCGGATAGCGATGCGTCACCCCTGGGACGGGGCTGTCCAAATCCTCATGCAATGGGTCTCCCATATCGTCTTCCACGATTTTCAATTCAAGTGAGGAAGGAAAGGACTGTCTGAAAACCGGATCAAGGGAGATTTCTGATGGATCGTTGTTGATAAGGGACAGGTAATAAGGGGTAATCGACATGGGGAATTTGGCTTCTGTAAGGCCGAATTGCGCACGTTGTTCATTATTCAGAGTGATCTTCATCAGCCTTTCAAATGTGTCAAGTGTACGTACACTATGGCGTATCTGCCATTTCCAATTTCGCCATTCCTTGAAGGTGGCGGCCGGATCAATGCTTTCCATGATTTCCTTCTGTCTGAGGTAGAGGCTCATGGTTTACTCCTTTCTTGGCAACCGTTCTTTTCTCCGGTTTTGCAGCACAGCCATGAAAAGACGAGGCGTGATTAAATATCTTGAATGCTTTGCGGGGAGACCCCTTTTCAAGCTGTTCGACAAAAGCCTTCCGAAAGGGATCGTTATCAATGCATGCAAGACTTCAGCAGGCCGGAATCTGCTTATGCGTAAAAGACTTTAATAACGGACAGACGAAAGAAATGAGGGGTGAGCGTAGGTCCGTCCGGCATCATTTCGCAAAGCTCATTCTGATAGGTCTTTATGCTTGCAACGATTTCCCTGACGGGAGTCTCTTGAATATGGTCTTATTTCGTTAAACGAATTCGAGGTTCATATCACGGCGCTGTTTCTTTTTGCAAGGATTTATCGGCCTTGG
The sequence above is drawn from the Deltaproteobacteria bacterium genome and encodes:
- the ablA gene encoding lysine 2,3-aminomutase, producing MSLYLRQKEIMESIDPAATFKEWRNWKWQIRHSVRTLDTFERLMKITLNNEQRAQFGLTEAKFPMSITPYYLSLINNDPSEISLDPVFRQSFPSSLELKIVEDDMGDPLHEDLDSPVPGVTHRYPDRVLLLVSNICSMYCRHCTRKRRVGDVDSIPSKTEITAGLDYIRNTPRIRDVLLSGGDPLMLSDDYLDWILSKLRAIKHVEIIRIGSRMPVVLPYRITKDLVNILNKYHPLWFNTHFNHPRELTGASRKALARLADAGIPLGNQSVLLAGVNDCTLIMRALVNGLAANRVRPYYLYQCDLSDGLSHFRTPVGKGIEILENLIGHTSGLCVPTYVIDAPGGGGKIPVMPNYLISWSPTKIILRNYEGVITTYKEPDDYGAIVCDRNCDDCILQHENGNMEDYEDLGITKLLADHDKTISLIPADNQRMARREENSHDDPA
- the ablB gene encoding putative beta-lysine N-acetyltransferase, with translation MIRHEPDRIEHIGDALIQHGPLNDRVYIMKIGSSDPKKLIEKVEVLAVDEGYSKVFAKVPATLARLFIDAGYEKEACVSGYFRGLESALFLGKYLQKFRKKEDYRDELDRIADLAIKRCHAGKPVCQTGLPFRIRPCNRTDAPLMSRLYARVFQSYPFPIDYPEYLIQTMENDVDYFGVEVHGNLVALSSAEMDRNEESVEMTDFATLPEWEGNGLAFNLLLAMEKEVRAKGIRTAYTIARAASVGMNITFARGGYCFGGRLINNTNISGHIESMNVWFKSL
- a CDS encoding sel1 repeat family protein, whose translation is MMKKTWSGVVVAMFILSLPVSVMSQDYASAFEKVRVQAVAGHAEAQQELGRMYVNGIGVTKDYVEAVNWYNRAAEQGLADAQFNLGSIYFRGEIISKDYVAASKWFSKAAVQGHAEAQYYLGMMSSDGLGIPKSHTEAFKWYSKAAEQDLAAAQYNLAVMYYNGDGVNQDYEKAAEWFTRASTLGLARAQYDLGRMYARGLGVPKDNIHAYKWLDVAAAQGVTRARELRDNLEKEMTREDVSRARFLSEEFRSTP
- a CDS encoding dodecin domain-containing protein, with amino-acid sequence MSESTYKIIELNGVSKISWEDAAKNAIETATQTLKEMRIAEVVKMDLTIEDDRVVMFRTRLTASFKYISG